A genomic window from candidate division WOR-3 bacterium includes:
- a CDS encoding thiamine pyrophosphate-dependent enzyme produces the protein MKKILSLKELSERNTGLTSGHRACSGCAFPSIIKMVVASSDYPVVISNATGCLEVVSTIYPYSAWNVPWIHVAFENAAAVISGVESAYKVLKKKGLIPENEKINFIVIGGDGGTYDIGLQALSGAIERGHNFLYVLYDNQAYMNTGVQRSSATPFGANTTTSPVGKKMPGKIQHRKDIIEIIAAHEIPYVAQASPSHFGDLIKKVRRAFEIEGPKFIAVISPCVPGWGYNESETVELARLAVETCFWPLYEIDQGVYRVNYKPKEKLPVKEWLLKQDRFSHLKNREDLIEEIQKKVDEKWERLLRLDGQKIF, from the coding sequence ATGAAAAAAATACTTTCCTTAAAAGAGCTTTCTGAGAGGAATACAGGCTTAACCTCAGGGCACAGAGCATGTAGTGGATGTGCTTTTCCTTCAATTATAAAAATGGTTGTTGCTTCCTCTGATTACCCTGTTGTGATATCTAACGCTACAGGTTGTCTTGAAGTTGTTTCAACAATATATCCCTATTCTGCTTGGAATGTGCCCTGGATTCATGTAGCTTTTGAAAATGCGGCAGCTGTTATATCAGGTGTTGAATCCGCCTATAAGGTTTTAAAAAAGAAAGGATTGATACCTGAGAATGAAAAAATAAATTTCATTGTTATAGGTGGAGATGGTGGAACTTACGATATAGGTTTACAGGCACTTTCAGGAGCTATTGAAAGAGGTCACAATTTTCTTTATGTTCTATATGATAATCAAGCTTATATGAATACAGGAGTTCAGAGGTCTTCAGCCACTCCTTTTGGTGCAAATACAACTACCTCACCTGTAGGTAAAAAAATGCCTGGTAAGATACAGCATAGAAAGGATATTATAGAAATTATTGCTGCCCATGAAATCCCCTATGTAGCCCAAGCATCACCTTCTCACTTTGGGGATTTGATAAAAAAAGTGAGAAGAGCTTTTGAAATTGAGGGTCCAAAATTTATTGCTGTTATTTCACCCTGTGTGCCAGGTTGGGGTTATAATGAAAGTGAAACAGTAGAGCTTGCCCGCTTAGCTGTTGAAACATGTTTCTGGCCATTATATGAAATTGATCAAGGTGTTTATAGAGTTAATTATAAACCTAAAGAAAAATTGCCTGTTAAAGAATGGCTTTTAAAACAGGATAGATTCAGTCATTTGAAAAATAGAGAGGATTTAATTGAGGAAATTCAAAAAAAAGTTGATGAGAAATGGGAAAGACTTTTAAGACTTGATGGACAAAAAATTTTCTAA
- the porA gene encoding pyruvate ferredoxin oxidoreductase — protein MKTETKKIVAKTGNEAAAYAMKQINPDVVAAYPITPSTEIIQIFSKYVADGEVDTEFIPVESEHSAISVCIGASTGGARVMTATSSQGLALMHEILYIASSFRLPIVMIVGNRALSGPINIHCDHSDTMGSRDSGWIQIYCENANEVYHTIINAVKISEKVNLPCMVMMDGFIVTHGMENVLILEDEEVREFLGKREPLYSILDLKNPITVGPLALYDYYMEHKRSQVDAILKSKKIISDVFEEYNRKFGLSIPSFIEEYFLDDAEIAVIAMSSASGTLKEAVDLLREKGERVGILRLKITRPFPYEILRKKLENLKVVGVMDRAETFSTMGGPVSIEVKAALYSLIKRPLIQSFVFGLGGREFSLEDAIKVFDILKKINKENKLEEEFIYIGLRE, from the coding sequence ATGAAAACTGAAACAAAAAAAATAGTTGCAAAGACTGGAAATGAAGCAGCTGCTTATGCTATGAAACAGATAAATCCTGATGTAGTAGCCGCTTATCCAATTACACCTTCAACAGAAATAATACAGATTTTTTCAAAATATGTAGCAGATGGGGAAGTAGATACAGAATTTATTCCTGTAGAATCAGAACATTCAGCTATTTCTGTATGTATAGGAGCATCCACAGGAGGTGCAAGAGTTATGACAGCCACGAGTTCCCAGGGTCTTGCCCTGATGCATGAAATTCTTTATATAGCTTCTTCTTTTAGATTACCTATTGTTATGATAGTAGGTAATAGAGCTCTCTCTGGTCCAATAAATATCCACTGTGATCATTCAGATACTATGGGTTCAAGGGATTCTGGCTGGATACAGATTTACTGTGAGAATGCTAATGAAGTTTACCATACTATTATTAATGCTGTAAAAATTTCTGAAAAAGTGAATCTACCCTGTATGGTGATGATGGATGGTTTTATTGTTACTCATGGAATGGAAAATGTTTTAATACTTGAAGATGAAGAAGTTAGAGAATTTTTAGGAAAAAGAGAGCCACTATATTCTATTTTAGATTTAAAAAATCCAATTACCGTTGGACCCCTTGCCCTTTATGATTATTATATGGAACATAAGAGGTCTCAAGTTGATGCAATTTTAAAATCGAAAAAAATTATAAGTGATGTGTTTGAGGAATATAATAGAAAATTCGGACTCAGTATTCCTTCCTTTATTGAAGAGTATTTCTTAGATGATGCTGAAATAGCAGTAATTGCAATGTCTTCAGCTTCTGGAACACTTAAAGAGGCAGTGGATTTATTAAGAGAAAAAGGTGAAAGGGTAGGTATTTTAAGATTGAAAATTACAAGACCTTTCCCTTATGAAATTTTAAGAAAAAAGCTTGAAAATTTAAAAGTAGTTGGAGTTATGGATAGAGCTGAAACTTTCAGTACAATGGGAGGACCTGTTTCAATAGAAGTAAAGGCTGCTTTATATTCTCTAATAAAAAGACCTTTAATTCAGAGTTTTGTATTTGGACTTGGAGGCAGGGAATTTAGTTTAGAGGATGCTATTAAAGTTTTTGATATTTTAAAGAAAATAAATAAAGAGAATAAGTTAGAGGAGGAGTTTATATACATAGGATTAAGGGAATAG
- a CDS encoding 4Fe-4S binding protein has translation MKLKPWRELEEGAVIKNVPTSLKYKTGEWKKESPLFDSEKCTHCLLCWLYCPDFVIKVKDGKIYKFDLDYCKGCGICSKVCPKGAILMKEEKI, from the coding sequence ATGAAACTTAAACCTTGGAGGGAACTTGAAGAAGGAGCTGTTATAAAAAATGTTCCTACATCCCTTAAATATAAAACAGGTGAATGGAAAAAGGAATCTCCTCTCTTTGATTCTGAAAAGTGTACTCATTGCTTACTTTGCTGGCTTTATTGTCCTGATTTTGTTATTAAAGTAAAGGATGGAAAGATTTATAAATTTGATTTGGATTATTGTAAAGGTTGTGGGATATGTTCAAAGGTATGTCCAAAGGGAGCTATTTTAATGAAGGAGGAAAAAATATGA
- a CDS encoding 2-oxoacid:acceptor oxidoreductase family protein encodes MKKDKIEIVWFGRGGMGVKTAALLFGEAFVHKGKFVQAFPEYGPERRGAPLFAFTRISEYEIKGHYGIKDPDIVVIIDPRLLKTENFKNFIKNNTILLINTNVNPEDLKKILNLKSEIKTIDATGISRRIFGRDMPNAPLLGALLKITGFLTLEEFINFVKERLKNKYEEKIVNKNIEAIKLAYKEVKG; translated from the coding sequence ATGAAAAAAGATAAAATTGAAATTGTTTGGTTTGGAAGAGGAGGAATGGGGGTTAAAACAGCTGCTTTGCTTTTTGGAGAAGCATTTGTTCATAAAGGTAAATTTGTCCAGGCTTTTCCAGAATATGGACCTGAAAGAAGGGGTGCCCCTCTTTTTGCTTTTACCAGAATTAGTGAATATGAGATAAAGGGTCACTACGGAATAAAGGACCCTGATATTGTTGTTATAATTGACCCAAGGCTTTTAAAGACTGAAAATTTTAAAAATTTTATCAAAAATAATACAATCCTTCTTATTAATACAAATGTTAATCCTGAAGACCTAAAAAAAATTTTAAATTTAAAATCTGAAATTAAAACTATTGATGCGACAGGTATTTCAAGAAGAATTTTTGGTAGAGATATGCCTAATGCACCCCTTTTAGGTGCACTTCTGAAGATTACTGGTTTTTTAACTCTTGAGGAATTTATTAATTTTGTAAAAGAAAGGTTAAAAAATAAATATGAGGAGAAAATAGTAAATAAAAATATTGAGGCAATTAAATTGGCTTATAAGGAGGTTAAGGGATGA
- a CDS encoding response regulator, with the protein MDKKRILIIDDEEDMVSLVEEILKDEYLVEKAYSPSQAIELLNKDSQFDLILLDIILPEKDGWELFRDFKNLLKEKDKEIPVVIFSILKEPQDMLKAIKEGAVAYIVKPFEPEGLKNRIKEIFEKL; encoded by the coding sequence ATGGATAAAAAAAGAATTCTAATAATTGATGATGAAGAAGATATGGTCTCTTTAGTGGAAGAGATCTTAAAGGATGAATATTTAGTGGAAAAAGCCTATTCACCATCTCAGGCAATTGAACTTTTGAATAAAGACAGTCAATTTGATCTTATTCTTCTTGATATAATCTTACCTGAAAAAGATGGCTGGGAATTATTCCGTGATTTCAAAAATCTTTTAAAAGAAAAGGATAAAGAAATTCCTGTTGTAATTTTTTCAATTTTAAAAGAACCACAGGATATGCTGAAAGCAATAAAGGAAGGAGCTGTAGCCTACATTGTAAAACCTTTTGAACCTGAAGGTTTAAAGAATAGAATAAAAGAAATTTTTGAAAAATTATGA
- a CDS encoding EAL domain-containing protein — protein sequence MKDEITGLPLLITVLDSIKDRIEKEKEVNILIVQILESSIYEEEFGFDVFDSWIKNLSNLSKKLISMEFTPYENPIIFTTEPYSSLICLVFPKNHDVKKFINKFKNEIEKIIPAPTTITVKEIKFDPLKRTERTIYQVINEVKIEHTKTETKMKSNIKSLFRKILRTNEIRMVFQPIYNIVENKVTYGYEALARGPKETELEMPTVLFSVADELNELENLEKLCRWKALLTSKKLPDDRYKIFLNVSSKILQHKKNIYVEELFENIKELEINPERLVIELTERFAITDFNVLRENINFLKEKGIELSIDDVGVGYSSLQTLAELNPDYLKYDMVLVRNIHEDMVKQNLLEMVLNFGEKIKAKVIAEGIEKEEELETLKKIGVKYGQGFYLSLPFEVEL from the coding sequence ATGAAAGATGAAATAACAGGACTTCCTCTTTTAATTACTGTCCTTGATTCAATAAAAGACCGTATTGAAAAAGAAAAAGAAGTGAATATACTGATAGTTCAGATTCTTGAATCCTCAATTTACGAAGAAGAATTTGGGTTTGATGTATTTGATTCCTGGATAAAAAACCTTTCCAATCTCTCAAAAAAACTAATTTCAATGGAATTTACACCTTATGAAAATCCTATTATATTCACAACAGAACCTTATTCCAGTTTAATCTGTCTTGTTTTTCCGAAAAATCACGATGTAAAAAAATTTATAAACAAATTTAAAAATGAAATTGAAAAAATTATTCCTGCTCCAACTACAATAACAGTAAAAGAAATTAAATTTGACCCTTTAAAAAGAACAGAGAGAACAATATATCAGGTAATAAATGAGGTTAAAATTGAACATACAAAAACAGAAACAAAGATGAAATCCAATATAAAGTCTCTATTCAGAAAAATATTGAGAACTAATGAAATAAGAATGGTATTTCAACCCATATATAACATCGTAGAAAATAAAGTAACATACGGATATGAGGCCCTTGCAAGGGGTCCAAAAGAAACAGAATTGGAAATGCCAACGGTTTTATTTTCTGTAGCAGATGAGCTGAATGAACTTGAAAATTTAGAAAAACTCTGCAGATGGAAAGCTCTTCTAACATCAAAAAAATTACCTGACGATAGATACAAAATATTTTTAAATGTTTCGTCAAAAATTCTCCAACATAAAAAAAATATTTATGTTGAAGAGCTATTTGAAAATATTAAAGAACTGGAAATAAATCCAGAAAGATTAGTAATTGAATTAACTGAAAGATTTGCCATAACTGATTTCAATGTTTTAAGGGAAAATATAAACTTTTTAAAAGAAAAAGGAATTGAACTATCAATAGATGATGTTGGAGTCGGGTATTCCTCTTTACAGACCTTAGCAGAATTAAATCCAGACTATCTTAAATATGATATGGTACTTGTTAGAAATATCCATGAAGATATGGTTAAACAGAATTTACTTGAAATGGTTTTAAATTTCGGTGAGAAAATAAAAGCAAAAGTTATTGCAGAAGGAATTGAAAAAGAAGAAGAACTTGAAACACTAAAGAAAATAGGCGTTAAATATGGACAGGGATTTTATCTATCCTTACCTTTTGAAGTAGAGCTTTAA
- a CDS encoding OmpA family protein, giving the protein MNIIFLILFSASSIFGPSGSFRLFYPMPHKKGDFSFSLFGGYSFQDFKYWDNSVDSANNPQDDRRHYLISSLSLSYAPFDYWEFGLRGDFEGRQLERGDYPVQRSDDGYFAYRGFDIFTKLGYPFFSDTVTGIEFAGGIALGFYFPNQGIERKDPKFVQYGFPMYIPQSGEFWSSLMLGLKLQVIKFNGLLGFFQTGKPSKETDVFPVLWYNYNQKGVAQIDTIYRTKEDFKDFTRMPFGFNITLSAGPYVDFIADLHGVYFTELRDNLLAITPGVRFKTPGGVIFDFAVDARLKTLADSQISLYSHDRNLFTYIPDWRFIFVMSNVYNVLPKKAAPPPPPPPPPTPKLAKLSGKIYDASTGEPLVAQITFEGTDKPPISSDENGFYSVELEPGSYSLYVEKEGYAWMRKSFVIKEGAELVLDFPLKRKEFILITGKILDNITETPLGAKITIPETGFEGTISDPETGIYKLKLPPGSYIIRVEAEGYLVENVPIILKEGEPLVKDIRLKKKAEKGVTIRLQNIYFDTGKATIKPESYPILDRVAEFLKSNPKAVVEIQGHTDSVGSDSYNMALSQARAESVRNYLITFHQIDPSRLIAKGYGETMPIGDNTTREGRAMNRRVEFKVLSVGE; this is encoded by the coding sequence ATGAATATTATTTTTCTTATTTTATTTTCAGCATCTTCAATTTTCGGACCAAGCGGATCTTTTAGATTATTTTACCCAATGCCTCATAAAAAAGGAGATTTTTCTTTTTCTTTATTTGGTGGTTATTCTTTTCAGGATTTTAAATACTGGGACAATTCAGTTGACTCTGCGAACAACCCTCAGGATGATAGAAGACATTACCTTATCTCATCTCTCTCTCTTTCCTATGCTCCCTTTGATTATTGGGAGTTTGGATTGAGAGGGGATTTTGAAGGAAGGCAGCTTGAAAGAGGGGATTACCCTGTCCAGAGGAGTGATGATGGATATTTTGCATACAGGGGATTTGATATATTTACAAAATTGGGATATCCCTTTTTCTCAGACACTGTTACTGGGATTGAATTTGCAGGTGGCATAGCTCTTGGGTTCTATTTTCCAAATCAGGGAATAGAAAGAAAAGACCCCAAATTTGTTCAGTATGGTTTTCCAATGTATATACCTCAAAGCGGAGAATTTTGGTCAAGTTTAATGCTTGGACTCAAACTCCAGGTTATAAAGTTTAATGGTCTTTTGGGTTTCTTTCAGACAGGTAAACCTTCAAAAGAAACAGATGTTTTTCCTGTTCTTTGGTATAACTATAATCAAAAGGGAGTTGCACAGATTGACACGATTTATAGAACAAAGGAGGATTTCAAAGATTTTACAAGAATGCCTTTTGGTTTTAATATAACACTTTCTGCTGGACCCTATGTGGATTTCATAGCTGATTTACATGGTGTTTATTTTACTGAATTGAGAGATAATCTTCTTGCTATAACTCCAGGTGTCAGGTTTAAAACTCCAGGTGGAGTAATATTTGATTTTGCTGTTGATGCAAGATTAAAAACCTTAGCTGATTCCCAGATTTCCTTATATTCTCATGATAGAAACTTATTTACTTACATACCGGATTGGAGATTTATTTTTGTTATGTCGAATGTTTATAATGTTCTTCCAAAGAAAGCAGCTCCGCCTCCCCCGCCACCACCTCCGCCCACACCAAAACTTGCAAAATTAAGTGGTAAAATTTATGATGCATCTACAGGAGAACCCCTTGTTGCACAGATAACTTTTGAAGGAACTGATAAACCCCCAATTTCCTCTGATGAAAACGGATTTTATTCTGTGGAGCTTGAACCAGGAAGTTACAGTTTATATGTGGAAAAAGAAGGTTACGCCTGGATGAGAAAAAGTTTTGTTATAAAAGAGGGTGCAGAACTTGTTCTTGATTTTCCTTTAAAGAGAAAAGAGTTTATACTAATTACAGGAAAAATTCTTGATAATATCACAGAGACACCCCTTGGTGCCAAAATAACAATCCCTGAGACTGGATTTGAAGGCACAATAAGTGATCCAGAGACAGGAATTTACAAGTTAAAATTACCACCAGGTTCGTATATTATAAGAGTTGAAGCTGAAGGTTATCTCGTAGAAAATGTACCAATTATTCTTAAAGAGGGTGAACCTTTAGTAAAGGATATCAGGCTTAAAAAGAAAGCAGAAAAGGGTGTAACTATAAGATTGCAGAATATTTATTTTGATACAGGTAAAGCCACAATAAAACCTGAATCTTATCCAATTCTGGATAGAGTAGCAGAATTTTTAAAATCAAATCCAAAAGCTGTTGTAGAAATTCAGGGTCACACTGATTCCGTTGGTTCAGATAGCTATAATATGGCACTTTCCCAGGCCAGGGCAGAGTCGGTTAGGAACTATCTTATAACTTTCCATCAAATTGATCCTTCCAGACTCATTGCAAAAGGATACGGAGAGACAATGCCAATAGGTGATAATACAACAAGAGAAGGAAGAGCTATGAATAGAAGAGTTGAGTTTAAAGTTTTAAGTGTAGGGGAATAA
- a CDS encoding cyclic nucleotide-binding domain-containing protein, with protein sequence MDILKRVSLFRGLEDSQLSKIVEYLEEKSYEKGEIIFEEGSPGNSLFIINRGRVEVRLKRGDLVLVLAELDDGSFFGELSLISDEPRSATCTALKDSTLYLLKREDFWKIVEKDPKIGVTVLRNLAEELADRIRETNKNLETYFLINQAIVDNEQFRKLYIAAKGKTP encoded by the coding sequence GTGGATATTTTAAAAAGAGTAAGTTTATTTCGTGGATTGGAAGATAGTCAGCTTTCAAAAATAGTTGAATATTTGGAGGAAAAAAGTTATGAGAAAGGAGAAATAATTTTTGAGGAAGGTTCTCCGGGAAACTCTCTATTTATTATAAATAGGGGTAGAGTTGAAGTGAGGTTAAAGAGGGGTGATCTTGTGCTTGTTCTTGCTGAGCTTGACGATGGGTCCTTTTTTGGAGAGCTTTCTCTTATTTCTGATGAACCGAGGAGTGCTACTTGTACAGCTTTAAAAGATTCAACTCTTTATCTTTTAAAAAGAGAAGATTTCTGGAAAATTGTTGAGAAGGATCCGAAAATTGGGGTAACGGTTTTAAGAAACTTAGCAGAGGAGCTTGCAGATAGAATAAGAGAAACAAACAAAAATCTTGAAACTTATTTCTTAATTAATCAAGCAATAGTAGATAACGAACAATTTAGAAAACTTTACATAGCAGCAAAGGGGAAAACACCTTAA
- the rpsT gene encoding 30S ribosomal protein S20, producing the protein MARKKSLSVLKRERQNEKRRMINRLYKLKIKNLIKKIRKTEKEEERKALFVELQSIVDKAVKRGVIHENKGSRIKSKVFKKLFKTQS; encoded by the coding sequence ATGGCAAGAAAAAAATCCTTATCTGTGTTAAAAAGAGAAAGACAAAATGAAAAAAGGAGAATGATAAATAGACTTTATAAATTAAAAATAAAAAATCTCATAAAAAAAATAAGGAAAACAGAAAAGGAGGAAGAGAGAAAGGCTTTATTTGTTGAATTGCAGAGTATAGTTGATAAGGCTGTAAAAAGAGGTGTTATACATGAAAATAAGGGTTCAAGAATAAAGTCTAAAGTTTTCAAAAAGCTTTTCAAGACACAGAGTTAA
- a CDS encoding peptidyl-prolyl cis-trans isomerase gives MKTLILIGLLITFNKKIEEAEKLLKLGKTKEAISLYKEGIKDLKGIKKIKKEIEFFDILIREENYEEALNLVIDLENKVSEFSSIYPEILYRKAFLYEKMGNLQEAQRIYEKIVLNYKKSRVYKMASDRMDNIFDLLNKDFIATLGSYSITYKEFNEFIENIPPYTRPSPSDTHAVKRILERLIYIKLLYLEALSEGLDLTEDFRKNLEKAKERILVDLYTKKINENVEVSEKEIKEYYIKNRENYKIPDRWDLRRIELKTENEAMEILKKIKRGEKFEDLARNFSLAPDASNGGLITNFTEKSSPPELLKPLKTMKEGDIKGPIRLKNGNFAIIKLEKIKKGEYRKIDEVKGQIESRLKNEKINKFWTKWKEEMYKKYDVKLYLKNE, from the coding sequence ATGAAAACTTTAATACTTATAGGTTTATTGATTACTTTCAATAAAAAAATTGAAGAAGCTGAAAAATTATTAAAATTAGGAAAAACAAAGGAAGCAATAAGTTTGTATAAAGAGGGAATAAAAGATTTAAAGGGCATTAAAAAAATAAAAAAGGAAATAGAATTTTTTGACATACTTATAAGGGAAGAAAACTACGAAGAAGCTCTTAATCTTGTGATTGATTTAGAAAATAAAGTTTCAGAATTTAGCTCAATTTACCCTGAAATTTTATATAGAAAAGCTTTTTTATATGAAAAAATGGGTAATTTACAAGAAGCACAGAGAATTTATGAAAAAATTGTTTTGAACTATAAAAAATCAAGGGTTTATAAAATGGCAAGTGATAGAATGGATAATATTTTTGACCTTTTAAACAAAGATTTTATTGCAACCCTTGGATCTTATAGTATAACTTATAAAGAATTCAACGAATTTATTGAAAATATTCCCCCCTATACAAGACCTTCTCCTTCTGATACTCATGCTGTAAAAAGAATTCTTGAAAGGCTTATTTATATTAAACTTCTCTATCTTGAAGCTCTATCGGAAGGACTTGATTTAACAGAGGATTTTAGAAAAAATTTAGAAAAAGCAAAAGAGAGAATACTTGTAGACCTTTATACGAAAAAGATAAATGAAAATGTAGAAGTTTCGGAAAAGGAAATTAAGGAATATTATATTAAAAACAGGGAAAATTATAAAATTCCTGATAGATGGGATTTAAGGAGAATTGAACTTAAAACAGAAAATGAAGCAATGGAAATTCTTAAAAAAATTAAAAGAGGAGAAAAATTTGAGGACTTGGCAAGGAATTTTTCCTTAGCACCCGATGCTTCAAACGGAGGTCTTATAACTAATTTTACAGAAAAAAGCTCGCCTCCAGAACTTTTAAAACCTTTAAAAACAATGAAAGAAGGGGATATAAAGGGTCCTATAAGATTAAAAAATGGAAACTTTGCTATAATAAAGCTGGAAAAAATTAAGAAAGGTGAATATAGAAAAATAGATGAAGTAAAGGGACAGATTGAAAGCAGATTAAAAAATGAGAAAATCAATAAATTCTGGACAAAATGGAAAGAAGAAATGTATAAAAAGTATGACGTAAAACTATATTTAAAAAATGAGTAA
- the tyrS gene encoding tyrosine--tRNA ligase, which translates to MSKEIEILIKGVVEIVTREELEEKINRKKVLTIKYGADPSKPDLHLGHYICLRKLKEFQDMGHKIVFIIGDFTAMIGDPSGRSKTRPMLTRKEVEENSKTYFEQAFKILDKEKTEIRYNSEWLSKLTPEEIIRLSAKATVAKLLDRDDFSERYKKGIPISLHEFLYPVFQAYDSIYIKADVEIGGSDQHFNFALTREIMKQMDLEPQVFITLPLLEGTDGKLKMSKSYGNSINFFDKPEDIFGKVMSIPDSLILKYYKLVLLKEEKEIKEFVEKNPLEAKEKLAFEITKIFYDEEKAEKARLYFNKTFRKREIPEEIPEYRTESKKLLEILYESRVVSSKSEARRLIRQKAIDINGESIIDENLELDKGEYRLKIGKRKFLKVIVE; encoded by the coding sequence ATGAGTAAGGAAATAGAAATTTTAATTAAAGGAGTAGTAGAAATTGTTACAAGAGAAGAACTGGAAGAAAAAATTAATAGGAAAAAGGTTTTAACTATTAAATACGGAGCAGACCCTTCAAAACCTGATTTACATTTAGGCCACTATATATGCCTCAGAAAATTAAAAGAGTTTCAGGATATGGGACACAAAATAGTCTTTATAATTGGTGATTTTACAGCAATGATAGGGGACCCTTCAGGAAGATCAAAAACAAGACCAATGCTAACAAGAAAAGAAGTTGAAGAAAATTCAAAAACCTATTTTGAACAGGCTTTTAAAATTCTTGATAAAGAAAAAACAGAAATAAGATATAACAGTGAATGGCTTTCTAAACTTACCCCAGAAGAAATAATAAGACTTTCTGCAAAGGCTACAGTTGCAAAATTGCTTGATAGAGACGATTTTTCTGAAAGATACAAAAAGGGAATACCTATATCACTTCATGAATTCCTCTACCCTGTTTTTCAGGCTTATGATTCAATTTATATTAAGGCAGATGTGGAAATAGGTGGAAGTGATCAGCATTTTAACTTTGCTTTAACAAGAGAAATTATGAAACAGATGGATTTAGAACCACAAGTTTTTATAACCCTTCCCCTTTTAGAAGGAACCGATGGAAAGCTTAAAATGAGTAAATCCTATGGAAATAGTATAAACTTTTTTGATAAACCAGAGGATATATTCGGGAAAGTAATGTCAATTCCTGATAGTTTAATTTTAAAGTACTATAAACTTGTTCTTTTAAAAGAAGAAAAAGAGATAAAAGAATTTGTTGAAAAAAATCCACTTGAAGCAAAAGAAAAACTTGCTTTTGAAATAACAAAAATATTTTATGATGAAGAAAAAGCCGAAAAGGCAAGATTATATTTTAATAAAACTTTTAGAAAAAGGGAAATACCAGAGGAAATTCCTGAGTATAGAACAGAAAGTAAAAAACTTCTTGAAATTCTTTATGAAAGTAGAGTTGTTTCAAGTAAAAGTGAGGCAAGGCGTCTTATAAGACAAAAAGCTATCGATATAAACGGTGAAAGTATTATTGATGAAAATCTTGAACTTGATAAGGGTGAATACAGGTTAAAAATAGGAAAGAGAAAATTTTTAAAAGTTATTGTTGAGTAA